The following are encoded in a window of Thunnus albacares chromosome 9, fThuAlb1.1, whole genome shotgun sequence genomic DNA:
- the tubgcp5 gene encoding gamma-tubulin complex component 5, which translates to MAHWSTFEKETEREIKKLISCISGIEDEEDQNFQLALKFAWSNFRFHRYLDVDSHKVQRSINGIYEKLMVHSDLSKAESWRRLTNEFLNSPLPNTDGTKTDVHHGILSLLLSLSESPSNTNFTERPRVKEAEQEDNFDWAKYLMEGEDIDLGPYPDTPEWSEEESEDEDSQQPISREDSGIQLDRTPQEDQDNPNKTVAVTWTVGEPDARAWLEQHVVTPYWVAHAPRFPHSLHLHSNLLNVWDQHLYNTDPLYLPEEKAFVTETQVIRETLWLLSGVKKHFIFQHHDGKVSVRNNVVVTHLTSNCLRSVLEHIAVYGQAVFRLQKFIDEVTGYSSEPCPPGSSSSYSSKKGSEPPFRTYQAFVWALNKYFTSFKEELTTIEREIICNDETVTLSAVLERLSPHLAQIKVLHKVFCTGVAEVPPETPNVVRASHLLNTLYKAIIEYDSVGEASEQAVALLFSLWTETVRPYLEIVDEWIVHGHLFDPAKEFIIQRNKDVPVNHRDFWYATYTLYSVSETVENEEKLSDAASGSSGGDQGNKQLTMVSFLKPVLKQIIMAGKSMQLLKNLDCKEVEQSERSSRDAERKSLYALFLESVQSRLCSQEESPTDTVTEELATKRSLIKMQSIIAQHLAIDHVHDPLLAINFARLYLEQSDFHERFSGGDFIVDRSSQSVTCQTFELTLRSCLYPHIERRYIECCGNLMKTLKKDYKLLEYLQAMRNYFLLEAGDTMYDFYTAIFDKVQEKESWQQLSFLNVQLQEAVGQRYPEDSSRLSIFLETIDPARKKHPVNNLEVLTLSYKVPWPVDIVISSECQKIYNQVFLLLLQIKWAKYSLDTLRFNEFTNITKKLEGALAEEVKVKEPINQQIHRMCLLRVKLMHFVNSLHNYIMTRILHSTGLEFQHQVQEAKDLDQLIKIHYRYLATIHDRCLLREKVSFVKEAIMKVLNLVLIFSERWQAGFGAWKIESIDKMESDFKNCHMFLVTILNKAVCRGSFPHLESLALSLMAGFEQC; encoded by the exons ATGGCACACTGGAGCACCTTCgaaaaggagacagagagagaaatcaagAAGTTGATCAGTTGTATCAGCGGGATTGAGGATGAGGAGGACCAGAATTTTCAGCTGGCATTGAAATTCGCCTGGTCAAATTTTAG GTTTCATCGTTACCTGGACGTGGACAGCCATAAAGTCCAACGCAGTATAAATGG aaTCTATGAAAAGCTCATGGTCCACTCAGACTTGAGTAAAGCAGAAAGCTGGAGGAGGCTCACTAATGAGTTCCTGAACTCACCTTTACCTAATACAGATGGAACAAAG actGATGTGCACCACGGCATACTGTCACTGCTTCTCTCCTTGTCGGAGTCCCCCTCCAACACAAACTTCACTGAGAGACCCAGGGTGAAGGAGGCCG AACAAGAGGACAACTTTGACTGGGCTAAATATCTGATGGAGGGTGAGGACATAGACCTTGGACCATATCCAGATACCCCT gaatggtctgaggaggagagtgaggatgaggacagccagcagccaatcagcaggGAGGATTCTGGGATCCAGTTGGACAGAACACCACAGGAAGACCAGGACAACCCTAACAAGACAGTTGCAGTCACATGGACGG TGGGTGAGCCTGATGCCCGGGCCTGGCTCGAACAGCATGTAGTGACACCATACTGGGTGGCTCACGCTCCTCGCTTTCCTCACAGCTTGCATTTACACTCCAACTTGCTCAATGTGTG GGATCAACACTTGTACAACACTGATCCATTGTATCTACCAGAAGAAAAAGCCTTTGTCACAGAGACCCAAGTAATACGGGAGACACTGTG GCTTCTGTCTGGGGTtaagaaacattttatattcCAACATCACGATGGAAAAGTGTCAGTAAGGAATAACGTGGTTGTAACTCATCTGACCAGT AACTGTCTGCGCTCTGTGCTGGAGCATATCGCCGTGTACGGCCAGGCGGTGTTCAGGTTGCAGAAGTTCATAGATGAGGTGACGGGATATAGTTCAGAGCCTTGCCCACCAGGCTCCAGTTCCTCCTACAGCTCCAAGAAGGGCTCCGAGCCTCCCTTCAGGACCTATCAGGCCTTTGTCTGGGCGCTCAACAAGTACTTTACCAGCTTTAAAGAGGAGCTGACCACAATTGAGAGAGAGATCATATGCAATG ATGAGACGGTGACTCTGTCTGCAGTTCTGGAGCGGCTCAGCCCTCACCTAGCACAGATCAAAGTGCTGCACAAAGTCTTTTGCACCGGGGTCGCTGAAGTCCCCCCCGAGACCCCGAATGTCGTGCGGGCTTCGCACTTGCTCAACACCCTGTACAAGGCAATCATTGAATATGACAGTGTCGGGGAAGCTTCAGAGCAAGCT GTGGCTTTATTGTTTTCACTATGGACAGAGACAGTCAGACCATATCTGGAGATTGTGGATGAATGGATTGTTCATGGCCACCTGTTTGATCCTGCCAAAGAGTTCATCATCCAGAG GAACAAAGATGTCCCGGTGAACCACAGGGACTTCTGGTACGCCACCTACACACTGTACAGCGTGTCTGAGACGGTGGAGAACGAGGAGAAGCTGAGTGATGCAGCCAGCGGCAGTTCTGGAGGCGATCAGGGCAACAAGCAGCTCACCATGGTGTCCTTCCTCAAGCCTGTCCTCAAGCAGATCATCATGGCTGGGAAGTCCATGCAGCTGCTCAAAAATCTGGACTGTAAGGAGGTTGAGCAGTCAGAGAGATCCTCCAGAG atgcagagaggaagagtttATACGCACTGTTTCTGGAGTCAGTGCAGTCACGCCTCTGCAGCCAAGAGGAATCTCCGACAGACACAGTGACTGAAGAACTGGCCACTAAGAGGAGCCTTATAAAGATGCAGTCCATCATTGCACAGCATCTGGCGATCGATCATGTCCATGATCCATTGCTGGCCATCAACTTTGCCAG ACTCTACTTGGAGCAGAGTGACTTCCATGAGCGCTTCTCCGGAGGTGATTTCATCGTGGACCGCTCCTCTCAGTCTGTCACCTGCCAGACGTTTGAGCTCACGCTGCGCTCCTGCCTCTACCCGCACATCGAAAGACGGTATATCGAGTGCTGTGGGAACCTAATGAAGACTCTGAAAAAAGACTACAA GCTGCTGGAGTACCTCCAAGCTATGAGGAACTATTTCCTGCTGGAAGCCGGAGACACCATGTACGACTTTTACACCGCCATCTTTGACAAGGTgcaggagaaagagagctgGCAGCAGCTGTCTTTTCTCAATGTTCAGCTGCAGGAGGCAGTTGGACAGCGCTACCCtgaggacagcagcag ATTGTCAATATTCTTGGAGACCATTGACCCTGCAAGGAAAAAACACCCTGTAAATAATCTAGAAGTGCTTACCCTCAGTTACAAG GTTCCCTGGCCTGTTGACATTGTGATCAGCTCAGAGTGTCAGAAGATCTACAATCAAGTGtttctcctcctgctgcagATCAAATGGGCCAAAtacagtttggacacacttcgATTCAATG AGTTCACAAACATCACTAAGAAACTGGAGGGAGCTTTGGCTGAGGAAGTAAAAGTCAAAGAGCCTATAAATCAACAGATTCATCGGATGTGTCTGTTGCGGGTCAAACTGATGCACTTTGTCAACAGCCTTCACAACTACATCATGACCAGG ATTCTGCACAGCACAGGACTGGAGTTTCAGCACCAAGTACAGGAAGCAAAGGACCTGGACCAGCTGATCAAGATCCATTACAGATATTTAGCAACCATTCATGACCGCTGTTTACTGAGGGAGAAG GTCAGCTTTGTGAAGGAGGCAATAATGAAGGTTCTCAATCTAGTCCTCATCTTCTCTGAACGATGGCAAGCTGGATTTGGAGCCTGGAA GATTGAGTCCATTGATAAAATGGAGTCAGATTTCAAAAACTGTCACATGTTCCTTGTGACGATACTCAATAAGGCTGTATGTCGTGGCTCCTTTCCTCATC TGGAGTCCCTCGCGCTCTCTCTGATGGCAGGGTTCGAGCAGTGCTGA